The sequence below is a genomic window from Deltaproteobacteria bacterium.
AAAGTTAGAGATATCTAGTTTTATGGCGTCAGTTTTTACTTCAAAAGAGCCATCTTGGAAAATTTGGCCATTCAAACCCTGGGATTTTCTATTAGGAGTTACAATGACCACAACGCTTTCACTTCGAGCCATGCAGGTGGATCAAACCGGCGTCATCGCGGCGGTCAACGCCACGGGTGAATTGGGGCGGCGCATCCGCGACATGGGCCTTGTGCCCGGAACACCGGTGACCGTGATTGGGCGCGCTCCCTTGAAGGACCCGGTGGCCCTGCGCCTGCGCGATTTCACCCTGACCCTGCGCAGCAATGAAGCCGATTTCATTGTCGTTGGCGTGGATCCGCTGGAGGACCGGCCGTGATGAACGCGACCCTGGCCCTCATGGGCAATCCCAATTCCGGCAAGACAACCCTGTTCAACGCCCTGACCGGGGCCCGTCAGCATGTGGGCAACTATCCCGGCATCACCGTGGAAAAGCGCGAGGGACGGTTGGCATTGGGTGGCCTGGACATCAATGTGGTCGATCTTCCGGGCACGTACTCCCTGACCGCGTACAGCCAGGACGAGCTGGTGGCCCGTGATTTCCTGGTGAACAAGCGGCCGGACGCGGTGGTGGCCGTGCTCGATGCCACCAATCTCGAACGGTCCCTGTACCTGGTGACCCAGATTCTGGAATTGGGAACGCCCCTGATCATCGCCTTGAACATGATGGACGAGGTCCGGCGCAAGGGGGTTGGCATCGACACGGCCCGGCTCGCGGCCATGCTCGACACGCCCATTCTTGAATTGGTGGCCCGCACCGGCGAGGGATGCGACACGTTGTTGGGCGAAGCGGCGAGGCTCGTTCACGGTCCGAAAAAACGGGCCCCGTTGCATATTTCCTACGGCCGCGATCTCGATGAAACCCTGGAGAAAATGCAGGACATCATCGAAGCCGCCTGCTTTCTGGAAAACCGGTATCCGGCGCGGTGGCTGGCCCTGAAGTATCTGGAGAACGATCCGGCGATTCTTCTCCAGGGCGCGGCCGAGCCCGAGACCCACGAGCGGCTGCTGGGCGCGACACATTCCCTGGCCGCGCACTGTCGTAAAACCCTGAACGCCGACCCCGAGGCTCTCATCGCCGATTATCGTTACGGATACATCACGGCCCTCCTCAAGGACGGTATCGTCACCCGGCCGGACACCCAGACCCGGCGCGATTTCACGGACAAGCTCGACGCGGTCCTGACCCACCGTCTGGCCGGTCCGGTGCTGATGTTCGCCATCATCTACGCGATGTTCATGCTGACCTTTTCCCTGGGCGAGTATCCCATGGGATTGCTGGAAAGCTTTTTTGGCTGGCTGGGCGACACGGCCACGAATCTTTTGCCCGAGGGGTTGGTCGCGTCCCTGGTTGTTTCGGGCGTCATCGACGGCGTCGGCGGAGTGCTCGGCTTCACGCCGCTGATCATGGTTATGTTTTTCTTCCTCTCCTTTCTGGAGGACTCGGGCTACATGGCCCGCATGGCCTACATGCTCGACCGGGTTTTTCGCATGTTCGGCCTGCACGGTTGTTCGGTCATGCCGTTCATCATTTCCGGCGGCATTCCCGGCGGTTGCGCCGTGCCCGGCGTCATGGCCGCGCGCACCCTGCGCAGTCCCAGGGAAAAAATCGCCACGGTCCTGACCGCGCCATTCTTGAGCTGCGGCGCCAAGGTTCCGGTTTTTCTTCTTTTGGCTGCGGCCTTTTTTCCGGGTTCCGGCGCCGCCGCCTTGTTTTGGATCACCGCCGCCGGCTGGGTCGCGGCCCTGCTCGCGGCCCGCGTCCTGCGCTCGACCCTGATCCGGGGCGAGGCCACGCCCTTTGTCATGGAATTACCACCGTATCGCCTGCCCACCTTGCGCGGGTTGTGCCTGCACACCTGGGAGCGGGTCTGGCAGTACGTCAAAAAGGCTGGCACCGTCATCCTGGCCATTTCCATCCTGCTTTGGGCGGCCATGACCTTTCCCGGGCCGTCGGCGGAGCGGACCGCCATGTTCGAGGCCCAGCGCGCCGCCATCCAGGCCCCATCCTGGGACAATGACGCCGCCAGGGTGGACGCCCTGGCCGCCATCGACAATGCCGAGGTCCAGGACGCCCTGCGCGTGTCCGTGGCCGGGCGCGTCGGCACGGCCCTGGAGCCCGTGTCCGCGCCGCTGGGGTTCGATTGGCGGACGAATATCGCCCTGCTGGGCGGGTTCGCGGCCAAGGAAGTCATCGTGTCCACCCTGGGCACGGCCTATTCCCTGGGCGAGGTCGATCCCGAGGACAGCGGCGGCCTGTCGGCCCGGCTGGTCGCGGACCCGGCCTGGAACATGTGGACGGCGGTCAGCCTTATCGCCTTTGTCCTGCTCTATGCGCCGTGCTTCGTGACCGTGGCCGTCATCGGCCGGGAAATCGGGTGGCGCTGGGCCGCGTTCTCCGTGGGCTTCAACACGGCCCTGGCCTACGTGGTGTCCATGGGTATTTATCAGGTTGGCATCGCGCTGTAGATTGCCGGGAAAACAGGCCGCGAGGCCAAACCCCTCGTCGATTGGCCGTGGGAGAAGGCTGTTATGTCCTTCGTGCCTCATGCCGCGTCCGGGTGGATCGTGGTTCCACCCAGCGCGGCATGGCTGATCGTCCCTCCTGGCCAGTCCTGGACGGCGCCGCGCTTGACGGCACGAGCGCAAGTCGTCACTTTTGGTCCCCATGCTTCGCCTGTTGCCACACGAGTTGATCCGCTATTTTTTGGCCGCGCCTTTTCCCCATCTGACAACCATCAAGGCGTCCGGTCTGGCGCTTGCGTCCTGGGGAGAGGCCCGCGTGGTTTTGTCCCGGCCCGACGCCGATTGGAGCGGCTGGCTTTGGACGATTCTGGCCGTGCTGTTTGCCTGGGGCGTGATCCTGTGTCAGGCCGACGCCCTGTCCCGCTACCGCGAGTTCAAACGCGTGCGCCGCATGCTGGCCCGCCACGGGTTTTCTCCCCGCGTTTTTCGTCTCCTGGCGGCATCCCGTTGCCAGCGTGACGCGGCCTTGCTGGCCGCCTCCGAAACCGGCTGTCGGCCCCAGGCACGGGGCGTGTTTCGGGATCTGGGGTACCGGTGGTATCACATCCTGCCCGACGCCATTGTCGCCAATCCCTTCTTTTTCTTTCATCCCCGCTTTCTGCGCTCGACATTTCTTCCCCGAAAGCGTTCCTGAGGGCCGTTTATTCGGGAAACAGCGAGGTGGCATCCCGGCGTTTCCCGGGATCAGAATGGCCGTCCGTTCGTGCCTCCGTCCTTGGCGCGGGGCGGCGTTGTGTCGGACAGGCAGTCCCTGTTTCGAGGTCCGGCTTTGACCCTTTTTGGTGAGTCTGGTAGGAAACGGCATGCGTCAATTTTTGTGTTCATCCGGCCGCGTGGTCATGGCCTTGGTTGGAATCGTGTTCGCGATGGTCGTGGTGTTTTCGCCGCCGGCGCGCGCGGCGCGACCTGTCATGCGCATCGATTATCCGGAGTTCTGGCCCTTTTTTGTCCGCGAGGCGGATGGCGGGATGTCTGGCTTTTTTTATGAGATCGTGACCACGGCCCTGGATGAAATGGAGATCGCGACCGTCTGGAAGGCCTTTCCCTGGGGGCGTTGCCAGGCCAATGTCCAAAGCGGCGAGGCCGACGCCATGGTCACGGCGCCCACCGAGGAGCGCCTTCTGTACACCGTCACCCACGACGATCCGTTTTATCGCAAGGAACTCAAGATTTTTACCCGCGCCGACCATCCCCGGCGGCGGTTCATCGATGGCATCCGGACCATCGAGGATATCCGCATGGCCGGCCTTTCGGTCATCACCTATGTCGGCAATGGGTGGAACGAAAAGAACATTGCCGCCCGTGGCGTGACGACGTTCACCACGCCCCATCTGTCCAACGTCTGGCGCATGCTCGACCACAAGCGTGGCGACATCGTTATCGAGTGGCCCGGAGCGGCCTGGGCGGATATCCGGGCGGTGGGGGCGGAACGGACGGTTGTTGAAACCGGGGTGACACTTGATTCCATGCCGTTCCATCTGCTGGTCCGCAAATCCTCGCCCCACGCTGGCCGTCTCGCCGAATTCAACCGCATTATCCTGCGCATGCACCGGGATGGCACGGTCCGGCGCATGGTGGACGCCTACATCCAAACTTCCAGATAGCCGGCCATGGTCGTGGGCATTACCCGGAACGCATGGTTGCGCCGGGCCGCGACTGTTCCGCGTGAAAAAGCGGATGGCCCGGGATTCATGTTTTCGCGGCCACGTTTTTTTGGGGCGTGGCCGTTGTTCTTTTCGTGTCGCGGACGCGGAAACGAAAAAAGCGCCGAGGTGGCGCTTTTTTTATTGGAATGGACGAACTGCTGCGATTATTCCTCGAATTGTCCGGTGCGCAGCAAAACCAGGGTGCAGGCATGCTGCCAGGGGATGCCGGCCTGGTCCAGGACTGCTTGCAAGGGCTCGGATTCCGTGCCCGGATTGAGGATGACCCGGCCGGGTTTCAAGGCCACGATGGCGTCCAGAAGTTGGGCGCTGCGTTCCGGTCCGACGTAAAGGGTCAGGGTATCCACGGGCCGGCCGATGTCGGCCAGGGTCGGGGCCACGGGCAGGCCTTCGATTTCCTTGCGCCCCGGTGTGACCGGGATGACGTTATGTCCGTATTCCAGGAGCATGCGTACGGCCTGGTTGGAATACCGCTCGGGTTTGTGACTGGCCCCGAGTACGGCCACGGTCTGGGCCACGGTTCAGGCTCCTGCCTTGCGGCTGACCATGACCTTGGCCGGACGCAGCAGGCGTTCTTTCAGCATATACCCTTTTTGGAGCATCTGGCAGACCGTGTTTTCGTCCAGGTCGTCGCGTTCGACCTGGCTCATGGCCTCATGCCGGGCCGGATCGAAAGGCACGTCTAAATCCGCGATTTGTTCCAGACCATGCTTTTTCATGGTGTCGAGGAAGATTTTCATGGTCATTTCGACGCCCGTGACCAGATCCTTGCAGGCTTCGGACTGCTTGCCATGGGCCAGGGCCAGATCGAGGTTGTCGATGACCGGGATGATTTCCTCCAGGATGGCGGATGTCGCGAATTTGAAATACTCTTCTTTTTCCCGCAGCAGGCGCTTCTTGAAATTTTCACTGTCTGCCAGGACGCGCAGGTTTTCTTTTTTCAGTTCGTCGATATCGGCCAGGGCCTGGGCGTATTTTTCCTCCAGGGTGGGTTCCGGGGTTTCTTCGGCCGTCGCTCCCTCGGCGAGCACTTCGTCCGGGGCCTGGGCCTCGTTTTCCTTATGGGACATGAAAAACTCCTGCTCCTTGAAATATTTGAAAAGACGTTTCACGAATGATCCCTAGAACCGGGATTTGAGGCACTGACTAAGTATTTGGGCGGCAAAGTCAACCATGGGCAGGATGCGGGCGTAGTTCATGCGCACCGGGCCAAGCACGGCCAGGGCGCCCTGGGTCGAGGCATGGGCGCTGTAGGCCGAGGTGACCAGGGAGCAGCCGGAAACCCCGGCAACATTTTGATCCAGGCTGACAGAAACGGAAGCGCTGGACGCGGTTTTGTCCAGCAGTTCCAGCAATCGGGAGCGTTCCTCGATGAGGCGCAGCAGTTCCTGGATGGTTTCCAGGTCCGTGAATTCGGGCTGCGTTGCCAGATGGCTGGTGCCGCCGACAAAGACTTCGGGCTGTTCGTCCTCGGTCACGGCCTGGGCTGCCAGCTCCCAGGCCCGGCGATAGGCGTCCAGCGTGGCTTGGGCGTTGTGCAGCTGGAGCAGGATTTCGGCGCGAACTTCCCGGGTGGTCCGCCCGGTGAACAGGCTGTTCAGGAAATTGCCATAGTGGATCAGTTCATCGCTGCCGAGATTTTCATCCACCTGAATCAGGCGGTTGCTGATCAATCCCCCCTGCAGGACCAGTACGGCCATGACCATGCCCGGCCGGAGCAGAATGAAATCGATCTGCCGCCATCTGGCCAGGGTTTGGCGCGGGGCCATGACAACACAGACCTGGTTGGTCAGGGAGGACAGGGCCTGGGCTGCGCGTCGCAATACCTGGGGCAGTTCCGACGCGTCGGGCAGGATGTGCTCTTGCAGACGGGACCTGTCCCTGCGCGGAAGCGGGCAGATTTGCAGGACTTGATCCAAATAGTAGCGGAA
It includes:
- a CDS encoding ferrous iron transport protein A gives rise to the protein MTTTLSLRAMQVDQTGVIAAVNATGELGRRIRDMGLVPGTPVTVIGRAPLKDPVALRLRDFTLTLRSNEADFIVVGVDPLEDRP
- the feoB gene encoding ferrous iron transport protein B produces the protein MNATLALMGNPNSGKTTLFNALTGARQHVGNYPGITVEKREGRLALGGLDINVVDLPGTYSLTAYSQDELVARDFLVNKRPDAVVAVLDATNLERSLYLVTQILELGTPLIIALNMMDEVRRKGVGIDTARLAAMLDTPILELVARTGEGCDTLLGEAARLVHGPKKRAPLHISYGRDLDETLEKMQDIIEAACFLENRYPARWLALKYLENDPAILLQGAAEPETHERLLGATHSLAAHCRKTLNADPEALIADYRYGYITALLKDGIVTRPDTQTRRDFTDKLDAVLTHRLAGPVLMFAIIYAMFMLTFSLGEYPMGLLESFFGWLGDTATNLLPEGLVASLVVSGVIDGVGGVLGFTPLIMVMFFFLSFLEDSGYMARMAYMLDRVFRMFGLHGCSVMPFIISGGIPGGCAVPGVMAARTLRSPREKIATVLTAPFLSCGAKVPVFLLLAAAFFPGSGAAALFWITAAGWVAALLAARVLRSTLIRGEATPFVMELPPYRLPTLRGLCLHTWERVWQYVKKAGTVILAISILLWAAMTFPGPSAERTAMFEAQRAAIQAPSWDNDAARVDALAAIDNAEVQDALRVSVAGRVGTALEPVSAPLGFDWRTNIALLGGFAAKEVIVSTLGTAYSLGEVDPEDSGGLSARLVADPAWNMWTAVSLIAFVLLYAPCFVTVAVIGREIGWRWAAFSVGFNTALAYVVSMGIYQVGIAL
- a CDS encoding transporter substrate-binding domain-containing protein, with protein sequence MRQFLCSSGRVVMALVGIVFAMVVVFSPPARAARPVMRIDYPEFWPFFVREADGGMSGFFYEIVTTALDEMEIATVWKAFPWGRCQANVQSGEADAMVTAPTEERLLYTVTHDDPFYRKELKIFTRADHPRRRFIDGIRTIEDIRMAGLSVITYVGNGWNEKNIAARGVTTFTTPHLSNVWRMLDHKRGDIVIEWPGAAWADIRAVGAERTVVETGVTLDSMPFHLLVRKSSPHAGRLAEFNRIILRMHRDGTVRRMVDAYIQTSR
- a CDS encoding CoA-binding protein — protein: MAQTVAVLGASHKPERYSNQAVRMLLEYGHNVIPVTPGRKEIEGLPVAPTLADIGRPVDTLTLYVGPERSAQLLDAIVALKPGRVILNPGTESEPLQAVLDQAGIPWQHACTLVLLRTGQFEE
- the grpE gene encoding nucleotide exchange factor GrpE, which translates into the protein MSHKENEAQAPDEVLAEGATAEETPEPTLEEKYAQALADIDELKKENLRVLADSENFKKRLLREKEEYFKFATSAILEEIIPVIDNLDLALAHGKQSEACKDLVTGVEMTMKIFLDTMKKHGLEQIADLDVPFDPARHEAMSQVERDDLDENTVCQMLQKGYMLKERLLRPAKVMVSRKAGA
- the hrcA gene encoding heat-inducible transcription repressor HrcA, giving the protein MGAGPAGISVLTGRLPVMILNKRETAVLTAVVELYVETAQPVGSQAIATGLGLSPASLRTTMARLTEKGFLRQPHTSAGRVPSIQGFRYYLDQVLQICPLPRRDRSRLQEHILPDASELPQVLRRAAQALSSLTNQVCVVMAPRQTLARWRQIDFILLRPGMVMAVLVLQGGLISNRLIQVDENLGSDELIHYGNFLNSLFTGRTTREVRAEILLQLHNAQATLDAYRRAWELAAQAVTEDEQPEVFVGGTSHLATQPEFTDLETIQELLRLIEERSRLLELLDKTASSASVSVSLDQNVAGVSGCSLVTSAYSAHASTQGALAVLGPVRMNYARILPMVDFAAQILSQCLKSRF